The DNA segment ATCCTAACAAAGTGTTGCATATGCCGTCGGCAGTGCCGGTGCTCATTCCCGAACTTTGCAGCATGTGCGATACACCTTGCATAGTTTCGTTGGCGTTGTTAGAATATATGTTGATGTTAGACGACAACTGCGACTGATACATGGCCTGTGCATCTGATATGTGAGTTCCTATAAGCGCCAGACCTACAGCTCCGCCCAATTGCTTAGCCATATTGCCCAATCCCGCACCCTGACCAAGGTCGGCTCCGGTCAAACCTTGTATTGACATCATGATTACCGGCAGCATAAACAGACCTATGCCGAGACCTCTGAAGAGAAGCGGAACAAACAGACCTGAATATGATGAGCCTTCTGACTGGAAACTCATCCACGTGCCGAAGATGAATGTACATAAGAATCCGCATATTATAAGTAGTTTAGGGTCTACACCACGGTCGATCGCCTTCTGCGAGAAAATCATTCCTACGGTAGACAGGATCGCTCCCGGCATAAGTGACATTCCACTGATTGTGGCGGTCCAACCAAGGTTGATTTGAGCCATCAGCGGGAATGTATACACCGCAATATAGAGTATGGCACCTATGATAAAGTTGAACATGATGCCGATAGACAAGTTGCGGTGCTTTAAGAGTCGGATGTTCACGGCCGGTATTTTCTGTATCATTTCTGTGTATACGAAAGCGATGAGGCCAACTGCCGCGATGAGGCTGAACAGGATGATGATATTACTGTCAAACCAGTTCTTTGAGTTGCCCTCTTCGAGCACATATTGCAGACTACCTATCCCGACGGAGAGAAAGAGAATGCCCCACCAGTCAATATTTCCCTTTCGTTGGTAATTCTTATCGTTAGGTATCGTCAACCATGATGTGACGGCTGCCAATATGCCCAGAGGTACATTGATATAAAATATCCAATGCCATGAATAATTGTCGGTTATGAATCCACCAAGGGTAGGACCGAGAGCAGGACCGGCTGCAATGCCCATACCATAAATGACACTCGCTATGCCTAGTTTTTCAGGAGGATAAGATGCTACCAGAATGGTTTGCGACTGTGTCATCAGAGCACCTCCGCCAAGTCCCTGTATAAATCGCCACAATACGAGTTCCCATAATTCGCTTGAATTGCCGCACATGAACGAGGCTAGCGTGAAGATTAGAATCGACGCTGTAAAATAATTTTTCGTTCCAAACAATTCGGCGAGCATTCCGCTTAGAGGAATAATGATGACATTAGAGATGGCAAATGCGGTGATTACCCACGCTACATCAGTAGTTGAGGCACCGATACTTCCTGCTATATGTCGTAGTGAAACGTTGACAACTGTCGAATCTATGATGGCCAGTAACGAAGCAACGATGCATGTACCTACGATAATAATCCTGACAATTCCGGTTGGGTACTCGGCATTTGAAGTTGTAACATTATTTTGCATCTTATTTTGTTTTTACAGATACCACGGCATTCATTCCCGGCAAGAGTGATTTGTTTTCGTTATTATTGGCTATTTTGATGCGTACCGGAATCCTCTGTGTTATCTTTATGAAATTGCCGGTTGCGTTCTCGGCCGGTAACAAAGAGAACTTATTGCTTGTGGCAGCACAGAAGCTTTCTATCTTGCCCTTCAGTCTAAGTCCCGGATAAGCGTCAATCTTAATTACGGCAGTCTGTCCGGCTTTCATATCGTCTAGTTGGGTCTCTTTGAAATTCGCCGTTATCCAGATATCAGATGTACTGATTAGTGAAGCCAGTGCTGTGCCCGATGGTACGAACTGTCCCGGTTCAACATTCTTTTTAGATATAATGCCGTTGCACGGAGCTGTTACAAAAGCATGTTTGTACTGGTCTTTAGCCTGAGTAAGTTGGGCATAAGCCTGCTTGATATGAGCAAGCGCCTGCTTTAGTTGAGTGCAGTGTATATTAGTTTGAAGACGGGTGGTCGACTCTTGTGTGGCCATGGCGTTAAACTGTTTGTCGGAAGCCCTCTCCTGTGCCTTTGCTATCTGCCATGTAGCCTTCATGTTATCATAAGTCTGTTGGGTGGCAGCTCCCGACTTGTACATCTTCTCTATTCGCTGAAAATCCTTTTGTGCCTGCCACACTTTTACCTTGACCTGCGAAACATTCTCTTTGGCAGAGCCTGCATTGAAATCGGCTGTAGTCTCACCGTATTTTGAAGCCAATATTTGTTTCTTGCATGATTCCAGTTCGGTCTGGGCAGATACCACCTGAGCCTCGGCCTGCATTATCTGAGATTTCAATCCCACAGTGTCGAACACCACTACGGTATCTCCTTTTGTTACTTTCTGGTTATCCTGAAACATAACCTTGCTGACATATCCTGTGACGGCAGTTCGCAATGGAATGATATTCCCGTCAATATAGGCATCGTCGGTCGACTCCTGGCACCAGCCGTCGTATGCTATTACAGATCCCGAACACAAGACGACAACTCCCACTGCTATTGCTGCCATCAACATCTTTTTAGATTTCATATTTAAAGCTTTCATCTTCCTATTGTTTTTTTTAATTGTTCCTATTCAGTAAAGTTTTCATTTTTGCTCCGTCCATTAAGTACTCAATGTGATGGATAGACTTGTTGACCATAGCCTGAGCCTCGTCATTCAGTTTTATTAGATAATCTGTTAGCGTTATCGAACCGTTTCTCAACTGTATTGACGCTACATCTTTTATGTTAGAACGTATGTTTATAATCTTATCATCACTATTGGCCAACTCTCGGTTTTTAGCCTGATCGACATTCAGATTATCTATTTGTCTATTCATGTCGATCTCGTAGATAGACTGTTGATTTCTAGTCATTTCCTTGTCAATAGATATTAACTTTCGTTGGTGTGTATTGCTGTATAATGCGTCAATATTCCATGTCATAGATACGCCTACGATTCCTGAATAGTGATTAGAATAATCCATCATATTCAGACCTGGGCGCCCATAATATCCGTTGGCAAAAAGTGATAATTTCGGCACGAATTCTGTATTGAGTTCTTTCAGTTTGCAATCCGCATTCTTGAGCTGTAAACCGAATATTTCATAATCTGGGCGTGCCGAATAATTATGGTCAATGATATTTGCTGTACCGGGAAGTTCAAGCACTGCCGTAGAGTCGATAGGTTGCTGTACGAAAGAGGATAGTGTGATATACTGTTGGCGTAGCGACATGCGATACTCCGTCTCCTGCTGATTTAGTTGGATAATATTTGCTTCTATTTCTTGCATATCAGTCTTTAGAGATATCCCATTCTGGATGGCCGTTGAGACATCTTTCTTTCTTAATTCCAAATCAGTCCGTTTGAATTGAACCGCTTTGATTTGTTCCTTGGTAAGCAAGATGTTCTCAAACAAATTGTCAATAGCATCTTCTACCTGCAGCATCTGAGATTTTACCTGATTAGTCCTCGTACTATAGTCTAAATTGTTGATTCTCTTCTTAATAGAACCTGTACCTCCGTCGTAAATAAGTTGAGATACAGACAGTCCGCCTTGGTATTGCAGCTTTTTACCACCATCAATATTAATGCCGAATTTGTCTTCAATATCTTGCGGTATATTAATAGCCGAAATTTCAGATTGATAAGAACTCTTGACCGATGCAGATACATGTGTGAGCCATTCTGTGTCAATGGCTTTGGCCGACTCGCTGCCTTGTCTTTTTATTAAATCCAACCGATTGGCATAAGGGTATTTCTGATATGCCGAACTAATTAGTTCATCTAATGTGTAGTGCCTGCATGCCTGAGAACAGGCGAACATGGGGTAAATGATCCCGGCGATTAATACAATCCATTTGCCGAAAATGATTTTTTCTTTTAACGCATTCATAACTTTTGTTTCTATAATAACACTTCTATAACTATTTTTTTTATCCTTTTTTTATTCTGTTTTGCATCAGTCAAAGATCGTAGACCCTCTCAGTTTCGATTGATTTGACGATGCAAAGGTATATGTCAAACAATTACTATACAATACTTTATCGGTGAACCTATACGATAACATCGGTGAAACGAATATTTTTGCATCCCATTTATTAAAGCCAACATTGCTGCATCAAATATTCTTCTATGAAATGTACTCATTTATCAATCTCCTCATTAATGTTGTACTATATTGTTCAACAATTTTGTTGATTTTGGGGCAAAAAAAAGTTATACCTATTTGGTTATAACTTGTTCTATCATTTTGGGCAAATTCTTTTTCAGAACGTTGCGGTAACTTTCCCATTTCTCTTCATCCCATCTGAAAATCATCATATACAGTGGTCCGGCTATGAAAGGGAACATGCAAAGGCTAGAAACTGTAATGACGAACTCCTCTGAATCTTTAGTTGTTATTTCTCCATTTTCGTATGCCTCTTTTACTTGTTTCCTAAAGTTAGTACTACGTTTGTTATTCACAATCTTCTTAAAGAAATCGGGATCTTTTGACGCCTCATGAAGACCAAAAATCAGCATGTTTGGGTTGTTGTAAGCAAAATCCACCTCAGTGGCAATATAGTTTCTTACCTTTTCCTTAAACGAGATGTCAGAGTTAAGATTCTCCTTAAAGGTCTTGATAAATTGCGAGATAACAGATTTCATTGTTTCATGAGATAACATTTCTTTGTCTCTGAAATAATAATGTAGCATAGACCTGTTGATAGAGGCCATGTCAGCGATGTCTTGCATGCGTGCTCCCTGTAGGCCATCTCTCAAAAAGATCTCTTTGGCGGCGGCCAAAATTCTTTCTTCTGTATTGTTGTCTTTGCTTTTAGTCATAATTGTTCAACAAAATTGTTGATGCAAAGGTATATATTTTTTTTTATTGTGTTTCTTTTTTCTATGTTTTTAACATAAAACGCCTGCTTTTTTAATATTTCCAAGAT comes from the Xylanibacter oryzae DSM 17970 genome and includes:
- a CDS encoding DHA2 family efflux MFS transporter permease subunit, with protein sequence MQNNVTTSNAEYPTGIVRIIIVGTCIVASLLAIIDSTVVNVSLRHIAGSIGASTTDVAWVITAFAISNVIIIPLSGMLAELFGTKNYFTASILIFTLASFMCGNSSELWELVLWRFIQGLGGGALMTQSQTILVASYPPEKLGIASVIYGMGIAAGPALGPTLGGFITDNYSWHWIFYINVPLGILAAVTSWLTIPNDKNYQRKGNIDWWGILFLSVGIGSLQYVLEEGNSKNWFDSNIIILFSLIAAVGLIAFVYTEMIQKIPAVNIRLLKHRNLSIGIMFNFIIGAILYIAVYTFPLMAQINLGWTATISGMSLMPGAILSTVGMIFSQKAIDRGVDPKLLIICGFLCTFIFGTWMSFQSEGSSYSGLFVPLLFRGLGIGLFMLPVIMMSIQGLTGADLGQGAGLGNMAKQLGGAVGLALIGTHISDAQAMYQSQLSSNINIYSNNANETMQGVSHMLQSSGMSTGTADGICNTLLGSEVLRNSELLSYLSSFRMLAVISLVSLFFMFFLKKRIKTSKNESND
- a CDS encoding HlyD family secretion protein, translating into MKALNMKSKKMLMAAIAVGVVVLCSGSVIAYDGWCQESTDDAYIDGNIIPLRTAVTGYVSKVMFQDNQKVTKGDTVVVFDTVGLKSQIMQAEAQVVSAQTELESCKKQILASKYGETTADFNAGSAKENVSQVKVKVWQAQKDFQRIEKMYKSGAATQQTYDNMKATWQIAKAQERASDKQFNAMATQESTTRLQTNIHCTQLKQALAHIKQAYAQLTQAKDQYKHAFVTAPCNGIISKKNVEPGQFVPSGTALASLISTSDIWITANFKETQLDDMKAGQTAVIKIDAYPGLRLKGKIESFCAATSNKFSLLPAENATGNFIKITQRIPVRIKIANNNENKSLLPGMNAVVSVKTK
- a CDS encoding TolC family protein — protein: MNALKEKIIFGKWIVLIAGIIYPMFACSQACRHYTLDELISSAYQKYPYANRLDLIKRQGSESAKAIDTEWLTHVSASVKSSYQSEISAINIPQDIEDKFGINIDGGKKLQYQGGLSVSQLIYDGGTGSIKKRINNLDYSTRTNQVKSQMLQVEDAIDNLFENILLTKEQIKAVQFKRTDLELRKKDVSTAIQNGISLKTDMQEIEANIIQLNQQETEYRMSLRQQYITLSSFVQQPIDSTAVLELPGTANIIDHNYSARPDYEIFGLQLKNADCKLKELNTEFVPKLSLFANGYYGRPGLNMMDYSNHYSGIVGVSMTWNIDALYSNTHQRKLISIDKEMTRNQQSIYEIDMNRQIDNLNVDQAKNRELANSDDKIINIRSNIKDVASIQLRNGSITLTDYLIKLNDEAQAMVNKSIHHIEYLMDGAKMKTLLNRNN
- a CDS encoding TetR/AcrR family transcriptional regulator; the encoded protein is MTKSKDNNTEERILAAAKEIFLRDGLQGARMQDIADMASINRSMLHYYFRDKEMLSHETMKSVISQFIKTFKENLNSDISFKEKVRNYIATEVDFAYNNPNMLIFGLHEASKDPDFFKKIVNNKRSTNFRKQVKEAYENGEITTKDSEEFVITVSSLCMFPFIAGPLYMMIFRWDEEKWESYRNVLKKNLPKMIEQVITK